The following are from one region of the Siniperca chuatsi isolate FFG_IHB_CAS linkage group LG13, ASM2008510v1, whole genome shotgun sequence genome:
- the LOC122886349 gene encoding protein AKNAD1-like isoform X1: protein MEGEPEESDEDVQGEDKPTVLWEKCIQQSIFVDLSEDESLHLSDLESSLALHLSQAESAASEASIHLSAGSAELSALDVTSSESSIVSSKSERVVGSKTKSSILHVSAQRPNTMQDEPLNQGNEDPGQNTSDEDQDDLPYDGDLGSPYFNQTANSEGSMSSDGRETVHASPDGPGLLECNTRDRDDTIKCLVSVERNTEKPETLSQDNAKKDNFFDTSRKVASSCPCPADINQLLLRHFSQEELLRSVRLIEAETLPEVSLLESVDDTVFSWAPTHNSTTINSNHSESPACNSEINQSFCSGRTVEKSNTASTSSSLDDEAERKIDNVTSAATDSITSSSASIDSKQGSEDKSAVDVRKQEKAEEDDQVQRVPLVRTRSFSEMKYGQGQVHYPLPDFSKVAPKVKIPKAPSGLDRPVPQSPSTMHRAQSSPGMLEVISRILEDSVQPSEKPYIFKDEDKETPPALVHHLQAEYDKLLTKYAEAENLIDQMRLGTNAQPSSELMLYLECDDDPQGNPQPVVEGSHLGSLAPHLPPSEYFGKKGETTPHSNIKEVNTASSSQPEDGPSDGERMTTELRDIISQFMKKVEEFKLSVSNMSVSTAEQQMMLRSIMEAQDQLERKYISKKEEHRALEMQNYMGLSRNTGTFDPNRLVEGDIFRIGMHLEDIKEMIDKNMCEQISPPHSSSTPTPMKEMLHVKPSPLCMPTPSPPPSLHEGPSAGFSTAGYKMETWKEEEKEEEVTSKVHGDDGLQQSSELITIDCHHSSFRSSLGSLEGLEIQTAEAEEEKSSALSEVIDHSNILAYLSGTSSFSRQRQWTPNSSSTPDSVLSPVGECDLGDCVILAVDVSSSSDAPRDSGTHSLSEPPLNTSSVSQRILSPETDSGFGSSYLNQSASGAFQPNLLTESEQSQNDGLSSSDSEGSCSNLQTAIHSSVQTQSCGAAGALEQWAENTTKEPSVRLQCEQILHHQHHHHVSEPVLSTTMDTKERGSPLYSCSCNSQAILALQSEVSKLKKDLEEGLVQLPHLTEKMDYLTFKYRQDRQECKSKTRSRTHHRPACNSVWKPSSSRQNLSNLSSSQVRIEDWISSDMEPSRSKGTGSGDTAGSEIMLQFHNSPVGSRRGSGSVHSAPEFQYKLQGALQLSKGSEGHSSVKTSDLTRSTLKGGKPSDSHAKQRPHRLLMFPWSAAIMESFYSKERWSLFSSPILQKPLLQVSYGSSSSLPASYKVREPPLQSTSHHRKLSTQSDTALLPSNVYFQRTLSPLSVPSKTGSRTGRRRGSKEEEMNRTLDQAIDVARSMKRTTDRMAKRLSADLAKAQLHRKLHNMQPLGGRKHQAL from the exons ATGGAGGGAGAACCAGAGGAATCAGATGAGGATGTTCAGGGAGAGGACAAACCCACTGTGCTGTGGGAGAAGTGCATTCAGCAGAGCATCTTTGTTGACCTAAGTGAGGATGAAAGTCTCCACTTGAGTGATTTGGAAAGCTCTTTAGCTTTACATCTGTCCCAGGCAGAGTCTGCTGCCTCCGAGGCCAGCATCCATCTCAGTG CAGGGAGCGCGGAGCTGTCAGCCTTGGATGTCACCTCCTCAGAGTCTAGTATTGTCAGCAGTAAGAGTGAGAGGGTGGTAGGGAGCAAGACCAAGAGCAGCATATTGCATGTGTCTGCCCAAAGACCAAACACCATGCAAGATGAGCCCTTAAACCAGGGGAATGAGGACCCAGGGCAAAATACTAGTGACGAGGATCAGGACGACCTACCTTATGATGGTGACCTTGGAAGCCCCTACTTCAACCAGACAGCTAACTCTGAGGGCAGTATGAGCTCTGATGGAAGAGAAACTGTCCATGCAAGTCCTGATGGCCCTGGTTTGCTTGAATGTAATACAAGAGATAGAGATGATACCATTAAATGCTTGGTTTCTGTTGAGCGTAATACTGAGAAACCAGAAACTTTGTCGCAAGACAATGCCAAAAAGGACAACTTTTTTGATACTTCACGTAAGGTTGCTTCATCATGCCCCTGTCCTGCAGACATTAACCAGTTGTTGCTGCGACACTTCTCCCAGGAGGAGTTGCTGCGGTCAGTTAGGCTGATTGAGGCAGAGACCCTGCCGGAGGTGTCCCTGCTAGAGAGCGTGGATGACACAGTTTTTAGCTGGGCTCcaacacacaacagcacaaCAATTAATAGTAACCACTCAGAGAGCCCTGCTTGTAATTCTGAGATTAATCAGAGTTTCTGCTCTGGCAGGACTGTTGAAAAGAGTAATACTGCATCCACAAGTTCAAGTTTAGACGATGAAGCAGAAAGGAAAATTGATAATGTCACCTCTGCTGCTACTGACAGCATTACATCCAGCTCTGCAAGTATAGACTCAAAACAGGGCAGTGAGGATAAAAGTGCTGTAGATGTAAGGAAGCAGGAAAAGGCCGAAGAGGATGATCAGGTTCAGAGAGTCCCACTTGTGCGCACCAGGTCTTTCAGCGAGATGAAGTATGGCCAAGGCCAAGTCCATTACCCACTCCCTGATTTCTCCAAGGTTGCCCCCAAGGTAAAAATCCCCAAAGCTCCAAGTGGACTAGACAGACCAGTTCCTCAGAGCCCCAGCACCATGCACAGAGCCCAGTCCTCTCCAGGGATGTTAGAGGTGATCAGCAGAATCCTGGAGGATTCAGTCCAGCCATCAGAGAAGCCCTACATCTTCAAAGACGAGGACAAAGAGACTCCTCCAGCACTTGTGCATCACCTGCAG GCTGAATATGATAAATTACTAACCAAATATGCTGAGGCAGAGAACCTTATAGATCAAATGAGACTAGGAACCAAC GCTCAGCCCTCATCAGAACTGATGCTTTATTTAGAGTGTGATGATGATCCTCAGGGAAACCCTCAACCTGTAGTTGAGGGAAGCCATCTTGGATCCTTGGCTCCTCACCTTCCCCCATCAG AATACTTTGgtaaaaaaggagaaacaacCCCACACAGCAACATTAAGGAGGTGAACACAGCTTCCTCCAGCCAGCCTGAAGATGGTCCCAGTGATGGGGAAAGAATGACTACTGAGCTGAGAGACATCATCAGCCAGTTCATGAAGAAG GTGGAAGAATTCAAATTGAGTGTAAGCAACATGTCAGTGAGCACAGCAGAACAGCAAATG ATGTTGAGGAGCATTATGGAGGCTCAGGACCAGCTGGAAAGAAAATACATCAGTAAGAAGGAAGAGCACAGAGCTCTGGAGATGCAAAACTACATGGGCCTGTCTAGGAACACTGGCACCTTTGACCCAAACAG GCTGGTCGAGGGAGACATATTCAGGATAGGGATGCACCTTGAGGACATAAAGGAGATGATAGACAAAAACATGTGTGAGCAGATTTCTCCACCCCACTCATCCTCCACTCCCACGCCCATGAAAGAGATGCTGCATGTGAAGCCCAGTCCTCTCTGCATGCCCACACCCTCACCTCCACCATCCCTGCATGAG GGACCAAGTGCAGGTTTTTCCACTGCGGGTTATAAGATGGAGACatggaaagaggaagaaaaagaagaggaagtgaCCAGTAAGGTCCATGGAGATGATGGATTACAGCAAAGCAGTGAACTCATAACAATTGACTGCCACCATTCAAG TTTCAGGAGCTCACTGGGCTCTCTGGAGGGACTGGAAATCcagacagctgaggctgaagagGAGAAGAGCTCTGCCTTGTCAGAGGTGATAGATCACAGTAACATTTTAGCATACTTGAGTGGAACCAGCTCATTCTCAAGACAGAGGCAGTGGACACCCAACAG CAGTAGCACCCCGGATAGTGTCCTGAGCCCAGTGGGTGAATGTGATCTGGGTGATTGTGTGATTCTGGCTGTGgatgtctcctcttcctctgatgCACCCAGAGACTCAGGCACCCACAGCCTCTCAGAGCCTCCTCTCAACACCTCATCTGTATCACAG AGGATTCTGAGcccagagacagacagtggatTTGGGAGCTCTTACTTGAATCAATCAGCTTCTGGAGCATTTCAACCAAATCTGCTCACAGAAAG TGAGCAGTCCCAGAATGATGGTTTGAGTAGCTCAGACAGTGAGGGCTCCTGCTCCAACCTGCAGACAGCCATCCATTCATCTGTCCAAACACAGTCCTGTGGTGCAGCAGGGGCATTGGAGCAGTGGGCGGAGAACACCACTAAGGAGCCTTCAGTCAGGCTGCAGTGTGAGCAAATTCTTCACCACCAGCACCATCACCACGTGTCTGAACCTGTACTCAGCACCACCATGGATACAAAAGAGAGGGGCAGCCCGCTGTACTCCTGCTCTTGTAATAG tcAAGCTATCCTGGCCTTGCAGTCAGAAGTATCCAAGCTAAAGAAGGACCTGGAGGAAGGCTTGGTTCAGCTGCCTCACCTAACAGAGAAGATGGACTATCTCACCTTTAAATACAGACAGGACCGCCAGGAGTGCAAGTCTAAAACCAGATCCCGGACCCACCATAGACCAGCCTGCAACAG TGTGTGGAAGCCATCGAGTAGCAGACAGAATCTGAGCAATCTCAGTTCCAGTCAGGTGAGGATAGAGGACTGGATCTCCTCAGACATGGAGCCCAGCAGGAGCAAAG GTACAGGCAGTGGTGACACAGCTGGCTCTGAGATCATGTTACAGTTCCACAATTCTCCTGTAGGGAGCAGGCGAGGCAGTGGCAGTGTCCACTCCGCACCTGAGTTTCAATATAAACTTCAGGGGGCACTGCAATTAAGCAAAG GGTCAGAGGGACACAGCTCGGTGAAAACCTCTGATCTGACCAGATCCACTTTAAAAGGAGGGAAGCCTTCTGACAGCCATGCCAAGCAGAGACCACACA GGCTTCTCATGTTTCCGTGGTCAGCAGCCATCATGGAGAGTTTTTACTCCAAGGAGAGGTggtctcttttctcctctccaatTCTTCAGAAGCCCCTTCTCCAGGTCAGCTACGGCTCCTCCAGCAGCCTGCCTGCCAG CTATAAAGTGAGGGAGCCGCCGCTGCAGTCCACGTCCCATCACAGAAAGCTCTCCACCCAGTCAGACACGGCACTCCTGCCCAGCAATGTGTACTTCCAGCGGACACTGTCCCCACTATCAGTGCCCTCAAAGACAGGCAGCAGGACAGGCAGACGCAGGGGGAGCAAG GAGGAAGAAATGAACAGGACTCTAGACCAGGCTATTGATGTGGCCCGCAGCATGAAGAGGACCACTGACCGAATGGCCAAGAGGCTGTCAGCTGACCTGGCCAAGGCTCAACTCCACAGGAAACTGCACAACATGCAGCCACTAGGGGGCAGGAAACACCAAGCATTATAA
- the LOC122886349 gene encoding protein AKNAD1-like isoform X4, protein MEGEPEESDEDVQGEDKPTVLWEKCIQQSIFVDLSEDESLHLSDLESSLALHLSQAESAASEASIHLSAGSAELSALDVTSSESSIVSSKSERVVGSKTKSSILHVSAQRPNTMQDEPLNQGNEDPGQNTSDEDQDDLPYDGDLGSPYFNQTANSEGSMSSDGRETVHASPDGPGLLECNTRDRDDTIKCLVSVERNTEKPETLSQDNAKKDNFFDTSRKVASSCPCPADINQLLLRHFSQEELLRSVRLIEAETLPEVSLLESVDDTVFSWAPTHNSTTINSNHSESPACNSEINQSFCSGRTVEKSNTASTSSSLDDEAERKIDNVTSAATDSITSSSASIDSKQGSEDKSAVDVRKQEKAEEDDQVQRVPLVRTRSFSEMKYGQGQVHYPLPDFSKVAPKVKIPKAPSGLDRPVPQSPSTMHRAQSSPGMLEVISRILEDSVQPSEKPYIFKDEDKETPPALVHHLQAEYDKLLTKYAEAENLIDQMRLGTNAQPSSELMLYLECDDDPQGNPQPVVEGSHLGSLAPHLPPSEYFGKKGETTPHSNIKEVNTASSSQPEDGPSDGERMTTELRDIISQFMKKVEEFKLSVSNMSVSTAEQQMMLRSIMEAQDQLERKYISKKEEHRALEMQNYMGLSRNTGTFDPNRLVEGDIFRIGMHLEDIKEMIDKNMCEQISPPHSSSTPTPMKEMLHVKPSPLCMPTPSPPPSLHEGPSAGFSTAGYKMETWKEEEKEEEVTSKVHGDDGLQQSSELITIDCHHSSFRSSLGSLEGLEIQTAEAEEEKSSALSEVIDHSNILAYLSGTSSFSRQRQWTPNSSSTPDSVLSPVGECDLGDCVILAVDVSSSSDAPRDSGTHSLSEPPLNTSSVSQRILSPETDSGFGSSYLNQSASGAFQPNLLTESEQSQNDGLSSSDSEGSCSNLQTAIHSSVQTQSCGAAGALEQWAENTTKEPSVRLQCEQILHHQHHHHVSEPVLSTTMDTKERGSPLYSCSCNSQAILALQSEVSKLKKDLEEGLVQLPHLTEKMDYLTFKYRQDRQECKSKTRSRTHHRPACNSVWKPSSSRQNLSNLSSSQVRIEDWISSDMEPSRSKGTGSGDTAGSEIMLQFHNSPVGSRRGSGSVHSAPEFQYKLQGALQLSKGSEGHSSVKTSDLTRSTLKGGKPSDSHAKQRPHTAIMESFYSKERWSLFSSPILQKPLLQVSYGSSSSLPASYKVREPPLQSTSHHRKLSTQSDTALLPSNVYFQRTLSPLSVPSKTGSRTGRRRGSKEEEMNRTLDQAIDVARSMKRTTDRMAKRLSADLAKAQLHRKLHNMQPLGGRKHQAL, encoded by the exons ATGGAGGGAGAACCAGAGGAATCAGATGAGGATGTTCAGGGAGAGGACAAACCCACTGTGCTGTGGGAGAAGTGCATTCAGCAGAGCATCTTTGTTGACCTAAGTGAGGATGAAAGTCTCCACTTGAGTGATTTGGAAAGCTCTTTAGCTTTACATCTGTCCCAGGCAGAGTCTGCTGCCTCCGAGGCCAGCATCCATCTCAGTG CAGGGAGCGCGGAGCTGTCAGCCTTGGATGTCACCTCCTCAGAGTCTAGTATTGTCAGCAGTAAGAGTGAGAGGGTGGTAGGGAGCAAGACCAAGAGCAGCATATTGCATGTGTCTGCCCAAAGACCAAACACCATGCAAGATGAGCCCTTAAACCAGGGGAATGAGGACCCAGGGCAAAATACTAGTGACGAGGATCAGGACGACCTACCTTATGATGGTGACCTTGGAAGCCCCTACTTCAACCAGACAGCTAACTCTGAGGGCAGTATGAGCTCTGATGGAAGAGAAACTGTCCATGCAAGTCCTGATGGCCCTGGTTTGCTTGAATGTAATACAAGAGATAGAGATGATACCATTAAATGCTTGGTTTCTGTTGAGCGTAATACTGAGAAACCAGAAACTTTGTCGCAAGACAATGCCAAAAAGGACAACTTTTTTGATACTTCACGTAAGGTTGCTTCATCATGCCCCTGTCCTGCAGACATTAACCAGTTGTTGCTGCGACACTTCTCCCAGGAGGAGTTGCTGCGGTCAGTTAGGCTGATTGAGGCAGAGACCCTGCCGGAGGTGTCCCTGCTAGAGAGCGTGGATGACACAGTTTTTAGCTGGGCTCcaacacacaacagcacaaCAATTAATAGTAACCACTCAGAGAGCCCTGCTTGTAATTCTGAGATTAATCAGAGTTTCTGCTCTGGCAGGACTGTTGAAAAGAGTAATACTGCATCCACAAGTTCAAGTTTAGACGATGAAGCAGAAAGGAAAATTGATAATGTCACCTCTGCTGCTACTGACAGCATTACATCCAGCTCTGCAAGTATAGACTCAAAACAGGGCAGTGAGGATAAAAGTGCTGTAGATGTAAGGAAGCAGGAAAAGGCCGAAGAGGATGATCAGGTTCAGAGAGTCCCACTTGTGCGCACCAGGTCTTTCAGCGAGATGAAGTATGGCCAAGGCCAAGTCCATTACCCACTCCCTGATTTCTCCAAGGTTGCCCCCAAGGTAAAAATCCCCAAAGCTCCAAGTGGACTAGACAGACCAGTTCCTCAGAGCCCCAGCACCATGCACAGAGCCCAGTCCTCTCCAGGGATGTTAGAGGTGATCAGCAGAATCCTGGAGGATTCAGTCCAGCCATCAGAGAAGCCCTACATCTTCAAAGACGAGGACAAAGAGACTCCTCCAGCACTTGTGCATCACCTGCAG GCTGAATATGATAAATTACTAACCAAATATGCTGAGGCAGAGAACCTTATAGATCAAATGAGACTAGGAACCAAC GCTCAGCCCTCATCAGAACTGATGCTTTATTTAGAGTGTGATGATGATCCTCAGGGAAACCCTCAACCTGTAGTTGAGGGAAGCCATCTTGGATCCTTGGCTCCTCACCTTCCCCCATCAG AATACTTTGgtaaaaaaggagaaacaacCCCACACAGCAACATTAAGGAGGTGAACACAGCTTCCTCCAGCCAGCCTGAAGATGGTCCCAGTGATGGGGAAAGAATGACTACTGAGCTGAGAGACATCATCAGCCAGTTCATGAAGAAG GTGGAAGAATTCAAATTGAGTGTAAGCAACATGTCAGTGAGCACAGCAGAACAGCAAATG ATGTTGAGGAGCATTATGGAGGCTCAGGACCAGCTGGAAAGAAAATACATCAGTAAGAAGGAAGAGCACAGAGCTCTGGAGATGCAAAACTACATGGGCCTGTCTAGGAACACTGGCACCTTTGACCCAAACAG GCTGGTCGAGGGAGACATATTCAGGATAGGGATGCACCTTGAGGACATAAAGGAGATGATAGACAAAAACATGTGTGAGCAGATTTCTCCACCCCACTCATCCTCCACTCCCACGCCCATGAAAGAGATGCTGCATGTGAAGCCCAGTCCTCTCTGCATGCCCACACCCTCACCTCCACCATCCCTGCATGAG GGACCAAGTGCAGGTTTTTCCACTGCGGGTTATAAGATGGAGACatggaaagaggaagaaaaagaagaggaagtgaCCAGTAAGGTCCATGGAGATGATGGATTACAGCAAAGCAGTGAACTCATAACAATTGACTGCCACCATTCAAG TTTCAGGAGCTCACTGGGCTCTCTGGAGGGACTGGAAATCcagacagctgaggctgaagagGAGAAGAGCTCTGCCTTGTCAGAGGTGATAGATCACAGTAACATTTTAGCATACTTGAGTGGAACCAGCTCATTCTCAAGACAGAGGCAGTGGACACCCAACAG CAGTAGCACCCCGGATAGTGTCCTGAGCCCAGTGGGTGAATGTGATCTGGGTGATTGTGTGATTCTGGCTGTGgatgtctcctcttcctctgatgCACCCAGAGACTCAGGCACCCACAGCCTCTCAGAGCCTCCTCTCAACACCTCATCTGTATCACAG AGGATTCTGAGcccagagacagacagtggatTTGGGAGCTCTTACTTGAATCAATCAGCTTCTGGAGCATTTCAACCAAATCTGCTCACAGAAAG TGAGCAGTCCCAGAATGATGGTTTGAGTAGCTCAGACAGTGAGGGCTCCTGCTCCAACCTGCAGACAGCCATCCATTCATCTGTCCAAACACAGTCCTGTGGTGCAGCAGGGGCATTGGAGCAGTGGGCGGAGAACACCACTAAGGAGCCTTCAGTCAGGCTGCAGTGTGAGCAAATTCTTCACCACCAGCACCATCACCACGTGTCTGAACCTGTACTCAGCACCACCATGGATACAAAAGAGAGGGGCAGCCCGCTGTACTCCTGCTCTTGTAATAG tcAAGCTATCCTGGCCTTGCAGTCAGAAGTATCCAAGCTAAAGAAGGACCTGGAGGAAGGCTTGGTTCAGCTGCCTCACCTAACAGAGAAGATGGACTATCTCACCTTTAAATACAGACAGGACCGCCAGGAGTGCAAGTCTAAAACCAGATCCCGGACCCACCATAGACCAGCCTGCAACAG TGTGTGGAAGCCATCGAGTAGCAGACAGAATCTGAGCAATCTCAGTTCCAGTCAGGTGAGGATAGAGGACTGGATCTCCTCAGACATGGAGCCCAGCAGGAGCAAAG GTACAGGCAGTGGTGACACAGCTGGCTCTGAGATCATGTTACAGTTCCACAATTCTCCTGTAGGGAGCAGGCGAGGCAGTGGCAGTGTCCACTCCGCACCTGAGTTTCAATATAAACTTCAGGGGGCACTGCAATTAAGCAAAG GGTCAGAGGGACACAGCTCGGTGAAAACCTCTGATCTGACCAGATCCACTTTAAAAGGAGGGAAGCCTTCTGACAGCCATGCCAAGCAGAGACCACACA CAGCCATCATGGAGAGTTTTTACTCCAAGGAGAGGTggtctcttttctcctctccaatTCTTCAGAAGCCCCTTCTCCAGGTCAGCTACGGCTCCTCCAGCAGCCTGCCTGCCAG CTATAAAGTGAGGGAGCCGCCGCTGCAGTCCACGTCCCATCACAGAAAGCTCTCCACCCAGTCAGACACGGCACTCCTGCCCAGCAATGTGTACTTCCAGCGGACACTGTCCCCACTATCAGTGCCCTCAAAGACAGGCAGCAGGACAGGCAGACGCAGGGGGAGCAAG GAGGAAGAAATGAACAGGACTCTAGACCAGGCTATTGATGTGGCCCGCAGCATGAAGAGGACCACTGACCGAATGGCCAAGAGGCTGTCAGCTGACCTGGCCAAGGCTCAACTCCACAGGAAACTGCACAACATGCAGCCACTAGGGGGCAGGAAACACCAAGCATTATAA